One segment of Gammaproteobacteria bacterium DNA contains the following:
- a CDS encoding SAM-dependent chlorinase/fluorinase, whose translation MIVLFTDFGWEGPYIGQMQASIHAIAPQAAVVNLFADVPAHNPRAAAYLLAAYAPAFPAGSVFVCVVDPGVGTAQHQPGVVRCDGRDYVGPDNGQFEMIRRRGKKVENYHILWRPERLSHSFHGRDLYAPVAAMLAPGQPVDLKATAGLRFPDWPDDLAEIIYLDHFGNAMTGLQASTMPAGAALRVKGRSLPRLKTFAEAGLGEGFWYENANGLVEIAVNQGRADHVYDLSVGDAVKVEAS comes from the coding sequence ATGATCGTCCTGTTCACCGACTTCGGCTGGGAGGGGCCCTACATCGGGCAGATGCAGGCCAGTATTCACGCCATTGCGCCACAGGCAGCCGTCGTCAACCTCTTTGCCGACGTGCCGGCGCACAATCCGCGCGCGGCGGCCTATCTGCTGGCAGCCTACGCTCCCGCCTTTCCCGCGGGCAGCGTGTTTGTCTGTGTCGTCGATCCGGGGGTCGGCACGGCGCAGCACCAGCCCGGCGTGGTGCGCTGTGACGGCAGGGATTACGTCGGTCCGGATAACGGCCAATTTGAAATGATCCGGCGGCGCGGGAAGAAAGTGGAGAATTACCACATCCTCTGGCGTCCCGAGCGGCTCTCCCACAGTTTTCACGGGCGCGATCTCTACGCGCCGGTCGCCGCCATGCTGGCTCCAGGGCAGCCGGTGGATCTGAAGGCCACGGCGGGCCTGCGTTTCCCGGACTGGCCGGACGATCTGGCGGAGATTATCTACCTCGATCACTTCGGCAACGCCATGACCGGCCTGCAGGCCTCGACCATGCCCGCCGGCGCCGCGCTGCGCGTCAAGGGGCGATCGTTGCCGCGATTGAAGACGTTCGCGGAGGCCGGTTTGGGCGAGGGCTTCTGGTATGAAAATGCCAACGGGCTGGTCGAAATCGCGGTCAACCAGGGCCGCGCCGATCACGTTTATGATCTGTCGGTCGGTGACGCCGTAAAAGTGGAGGCTTCCTGA
- the rplQ gene encoding 50S ribosomal protein L17 gives MRHRNVGRQLSRDSSARKAVLRSLAQSLFRYEFITTTLPKAKELRRTAEPLITLAKKDSLAHRRLAFDRLRDREMVTKLFKELGPRYAKRPGGYLRILKRGFRRGDSAPLAIVELVDRPAAPAAKT, from the coding sequence ATGCGTCATCGTAATGTCGGCCGCCAACTGAGCCGCGACAGTTCCGCCCGCAAGGCGGTGCTGCGCAGCCTGGCGCAGTCTTTGTTCCGCTACGAGTTCATCACCACGACCCTGCCGAAGGCCAAGGAACTGCGCCGCACCGCCGAGCCGCTCATCACGCTGGCCAAGAAGGACAGCCTGGCGCATCGGCGTCTGGCTTTTGACCGTCTGCGCGATCGCGAGATGGTCACGAAGCTGTTCAAGGAACTGGGGCCGCGCTACGCCAAGCGTCCGGGTGGCTACCTGCGCATCCTGAAGCGTGGCTTCCGCCGCGGCGACAGCGCGCCGCTGGCCATCGTCGAGTTGGTGGATCGTCCCGCCGCACCGGCCGCGAAAACCTGA
- the rpoA gene encoding DNA-directed RNA polymerase subunit alpha, with protein sequence MRATEIELLKPRLVDVEPVNERCAKITLEPLDRGFGHTLGNALRRVLLSSLPGSAVVEVEISGVLHEYTTVPGVQEDVIDILLNLKSLAIRMHAKREATLTLNKKGPGKVTAGDITLDHDVEIVNPEQHIATLTEAGELNMTLKVMRGRGYEPVTVRAQPEETGQTIGRLKLDASFSPIRRVAYEVQNARVEQRTDLDKLILTVETNGAIDPETAVRNAAHLLKDQLSVFVDLQGAEQPEAAHRAEAEVDPILLRPIDDLELTVRSANCLKAESIHFIGDLIQRTEVELLKTPNLGKKSLTEIKEVLAARGLSLGMRLENWPPASLAAKVSG encoded by the coding sequence ATGCGCGCAACCGAAATCGAATTGCTGAAACCCCGTCTGGTCGACGTCGAGCCGGTGAACGAGCGCTGCGCCAAGATCACGCTCGAACCGCTGGATCGAGGCTTCGGACACACGCTGGGCAACGCCCTGCGCCGCGTGTTGCTGTCCTCGCTGCCGGGCAGCGCGGTGGTGGAGGTGGAGATCAGCGGGGTGCTGCATGAATACACCACCGTCCCCGGCGTGCAGGAGGACGTCATCGACATCCTGCTGAACCTGAAGAGCCTGGCCATCCGCATGCACGCCAAGCGCGAGGCGACGCTGACCCTGAACAAGAAGGGGCCGGGCAAGGTCACGGCCGGCGACATCACCCTCGACCACGACGTGGAAATCGTGAATCCGGAACAGCACATCGCCACGCTGACCGAGGCGGGCGAGCTCAACATGACGCTGAAGGTCATGCGCGGCCGCGGCTATGAGCCGGTCACCGTCCGCGCCCAGCCCGAGGAGACCGGGCAGACCATCGGCCGGCTCAAGCTGGACGCGAGCTTCAGCCCGATCCGGCGCGTGGCCTACGAGGTGCAGAACGCCCGCGTCGAGCAGCGCACCGATCTGGACAAGCTGATCCTGACGGTGGAGACCAACGGCGCCATCGACCCGGAAACGGCGGTGCGCAATGCCGCCCACCTGCTCAAGGATCAATTGTCCGTGTTCGTGGATCTGCAGGGCGCCGAGCAGCCCGAGGCCGCCCATCGTGCTGAGGCGGAGGTCGATCCGATCCTGCTGCGCCCGATCGACGATCTGGAACTGACCGTGCGTTCCGCCAACTGCCTCAAGGCCGAAAGCATCCATTTCATCGGCGATCTGATCCAGCGCACCGAGGTGGAGTTGCTCAAGACCCCCAATCTCGGCAAGAAGTCACTGACCGAGATCAAGGAAGTGCTGGCCGCGCGCGGGTTGTCACTCGGCATGCGCCTGGAAAACTGGCCGCCGGCGTCGCTGGCCGCCAAGGTCTCTGGCTGA
- the rpsD gene encoding 30S ribosomal protein S4: MARYIGPKCKKSRSHGADLNLKGRGRSLEAKCQLDKPPGQHGDNRQRRTSDYALQLREKQKLRYMYGVLERQFRNYYAEAARRKGATGDNLFKLLECRLDNVVYRMGFGTTRAEARQLVRHKAVSVNGQTVNIPSFSVRPRDVIAIREHARKQARIQDALTVAEQLGLPEWVEVDATRMEGTFKSVPDRADLPPDINEALVVALYSK; this comes from the coding sequence ATGGCAAGGTATATCGGGCCCAAGTGCAAGAAGAGCCGCAGTCACGGCGCCGACCTGAATTTGAAGGGACGCGGGCGCTCGCTGGAGGCGAAGTGCCAGCTCGACAAGCCGCCGGGCCAGCACGGCGACAATCGCCAGCGCCGCACCTCGGACTACGCCCTGCAGCTGCGCGAGAAGCAGAAGCTGCGCTACATGTACGGCGTGCTGGAGCGGCAGTTCCGCAATTACTACGCCGAGGCGGCGCGCCGCAAGGGAGCCACCGGCGACAACCTGTTCAAGCTGCTGGAGTGCCGGCTGGACAACGTGGTGTACCGCATGGGTTTTGGCACCACCCGCGCCGAGGCCCGGCAACTGGTGCGCCACAAGGCGGTCAGCGTGAACGGCCAGACCGTGAACATCCCCTCCTTCAGCGTGCGTCCCCGCGATGTGATCGCCATCCGCGAGCACGCCAGGAAGCAGGCGCGTATCCAGGACGCCCTGACCGTGGCCGAACAGCTCGGCCTGCCGGAATGGGTCGAGGTCGATGCGACCAGGATGGAGGGCACGTTCAAGAGCGTTCCCGACCGCGCCGATCTGCCGCCGGACATCAATGAAGCGCTGGTAGTGGCGTTGTATTCGAAGTAA
- the rpsK gene encoding 30S ribosomal protein S11, producing the protein MADTPTPTPATPAAAAATPAAAPRARKRTKKTVVDGIAHIHASFNNTIITITDRQGNVIAWATAGGAGFRGSRKSTPFAAQVAAEKVTAALKELGVQSLDVYVKGPGPGRESAVRSLNAAGFKVTNITDVTPIPHNGCRPPKKRRV; encoded by the coding sequence ATGGCTGACACACCAACACCGACACCGGCGACCCCCGCCGCCGCGGCTGCAACGCCCGCCGCCGCGCCGCGCGCCCGCAAACGCACGAAGAAGACCGTCGTGGACGGCATCGCGCACATCCACGCGTCCTTCAACAACACCATCATCACCATCACCGATCGACAGGGCAACGTCATTGCCTGGGCGACGGCGGGCGGCGCCGGTTTCCGCGGTTCGCGCAAGAGCACGCCGTTCGCCGCGCAGGTGGCCGCCGAGAAGGTGACGGCGGCGCTGAAGGAACTGGGCGTGCAGAGCCTCGATGTTTACGTCAAGGGACCGGGACCGGGGCGCGAATCGGCGGTGCGGTCGTTGAACGCCGCCGGCTTCAAGGTGACGAACATCACCGACGTCACGCCCATTCCGCACAACGGCTGCCGTCCGCCTAAGAAACGTCGCGTTTGA
- the rpsM gene encoding 30S ribosomal protein S13, whose product MARVAGVNIPVQKHAEIALRYIYGIGPTRAREICKTVGVNPTTKIKDLNDAQLDAIRAEVAKFTVEGDLRREISMNIKRLMDLGCYRGLRHRRGLPVRGQRTRTNARTRKGPRKAIKKLSTTPAT is encoded by the coding sequence ATGGCGCGAGTCGCAGGCGTAAACATACCGGTGCAGAAGCACGCGGAGATCGCGTTGCGGTACATCTATGGCATCGGCCCAACGCGTGCGCGGGAGATTTGCAAGACGGTGGGCGTGAATCCGACCACCAAAATCAAGGACTTGAATGACGCGCAGCTCGACGCCATCCGCGCCGAGGTGGCGAAGTTCACCGTCGAGGGCGATCTGCGCCGCGAGATTTCGATGAACATCAAGCGGCTCATGGACCTGGGTTGCTATCGCGGCCTGCGTCACCGCCGCGGGTTGCCGGTGCGCGGACAGCGTACGCGCACCAATGCGCGCACCCGCAAGGGGCCGCGCAAGGCGATAAAGAAATTGAGCACCACTCCCGCCACCTGA
- the rpmJ gene encoding 50S ribosomal protein L36 — translation MKVRTSVKPLCRNCRVIVRKRVVRVICKNPKHKQRQG, via the coding sequence ATGAAAGTCAGGACATCGGTAAAACCGCTGTGCCGCAACTGCCGCGTCATCGTGCGCAAGCGGGTGGTACGGGTGATCTGCAAGAATCCGAAACACAAGCAGCGGCAGGGTTGA
- the secY gene encoding preprotein translocase subunit SecY — translation MAKTSTDRSTTGLPSLSKLTELRDRLLFLVGALIVFRIATHIPVPGINPNALKQLFEHGTILDMFNMFSGGALQRLSVCALGIMPYISASIIVQLLTMVVPAFESLKKEGESGRRKLMQYSRYGTVILAVFQALGVSIALEGQSAGGQGLVLNPGLGFQITAVTSLVTGTMFLMWLGEQITERGVGNGISMLIFAGIVAGLPRAVVSTLELARTQEINIVMVVALFAVAVVVTGIVVFIERGQRRITVNYARRQSGQRIYAGQASHLPLKINMSGVIPPIFASSIILFPATIGSWFGSNENMHWLRTISNTIAPGQPLHALLYAIAIIFFCFFYTAIVFNPKDTAENLKKSGAFIPGIRPGEQTANYVDGVMTRLTLAGAIYITLVCLLPELLISKFHVPFYFGGTSLLIIVVVVMDFMAQVQAHMLSHQYSGLLKKANLKGIRR, via the coding sequence GTGGCTAAAACGTCAACAGACAGAAGCACCACCGGCCTGCCGAGCTTGAGCAAGCTTACCGAGCTGCGCGACCGGCTGCTGTTCCTGGTGGGCGCGCTGATCGTGTTCCGGATCGCCACGCACATCCCGGTGCCGGGCATCAATCCGAACGCGTTGAAGCAATTGTTCGAGCACGGCACCATCCTCGACATGTTCAACATGTTTTCCGGCGGCGCCTTGCAACGCCTGTCGGTGTGCGCGCTGGGGATCATGCCGTACATCTCCGCCTCGATCATTGTGCAGTTGCTGACCATGGTGGTGCCAGCCTTCGAGTCATTGAAGAAGGAGGGCGAGAGCGGCCGCCGCAAGCTGATGCAGTATTCCCGCTATGGCACGGTCATCCTCGCCGTATTTCAGGCCCTGGGGGTGTCCATCGCGCTGGAAGGGCAGAGCGCCGGCGGCCAGGGCTTGGTGCTGAATCCCGGCCTCGGGTTCCAGATCACCGCCGTCACCTCGTTGGTGACGGGCACGATGTTCCTCATGTGGTTGGGCGAGCAGATCACCGAACGCGGCGTGGGCAACGGCATCTCCATGCTCATCTTCGCCGGCATCGTCGCCGGCCTGCCGCGCGCCGTGGTCAGCACGCTGGAACTGGCGCGCACGCAGGAGATCAACATCGTCATGGTGGTGGCGCTATTTGCCGTGGCCGTGGTGGTGACGGGAATCGTGGTCTTCATCGAGCGCGGCCAGCGCCGGATCACGGTGAATTACGCCCGGCGCCAGTCGGGGCAGCGGATCTACGCGGGCCAGGCCAGCCACCTGCCGCTCAAGATCAACATGTCCGGCGTTATTCCGCCCATATTCGCGTCCAGCATCATCCTGTTCCCGGCCACGATCGGCAGCTGGTTCGGCAGCAACGAAAACATGCACTGGCTGCGGACGATTTCCAATACCATCGCGCCCGGCCAGCCGCTGCACGCGCTGCTCTACGCCATCGCCATCATTTTCTTCTGCTTCTTCTATACGGCGATCGTGTTCAATCCGAAGGACACGGCGGAAAACCTGAAGAAGTCCGGCGCCTTCATCCCCGGCATCCGTCCCGGCGAACAGACCGCCAATTACGTCGACGGCGTCATGACGCGCCTGACCCTGGCCGGCGCGATTTACATCACGCTCGTGTGCCTGCTGCCCGAACTGCTGATCTCGAAGTTTCACGTGCCGTTTTATTTCGGCGGCACATCGCTGCTCATCATTGTCGTGGTGGTCATGGATTTCATGGCCCAGGTGCAGGCGCACATGCTCTCGCATCAGTACTCCGGCCTGCTGAAGAAGGCCAATCTCAAGGGGATCCGGCGTTAG
- the rplO gene encoding 50S ribosomal protein L15, producing the protein MRLNDLKPAAGARTKRLRVGRGGGSGIGKTCGLGHKGQHARAGGYHKVGFEGGQMPLQRRLPKFGFKSLTADTVAEVRLGDLARMKAKPIDLEALRKAGVIGPGVERVRVILSGELKKALAIKGLTVTKGARTAIEKAGGSIEA; encoded by the coding sequence ATGCGCTTGAACGATCTCAAACCCGCGGCGGGCGCCAGGACCAAGCGCCTGCGCGTCGGTCGCGGCGGCGGTTCCGGCATCGGCAAGACCTGCGGCCTGGGCCACAAGGGCCAGCACGCCCGCGCCGGCGGCTATCACAAGGTGGGCTTCGAAGGCGGCCAGATGCCGCTGCAACGCCGGCTGCCCAAATTCGGCTTCAAGTCGCTGACGGCGGATACGGTGGCCGAGGTACGTCTGGGCGATCTGGCCAGGATGAAGGCCAAGCCCATCGATCTGGAGGCGCTGCGCAAGGCCGGTGTGATCGGCCCGGGCGTCGAGCGCGTGCGGGTCATACTCTCTGGCGAACTCAAGAAGGCGCTGGCCATCAAGGGCCTGACGGTGACCAAGGGCGCGCGCACGGCGATCGAAAAGGCCGGCGGCAGCATCGAGGCGTGA
- the rpmD gene encoding 50S ribosomal protein L30, which produces MTKAKRIKVRLVRSTNKCLAAHKACVRGLGLRRIGHSVEVQDTPANRGMIGKVAYLLAVED; this is translated from the coding sequence ATGACCAAGGCCAAACGAATCAAAGTCAGGCTGGTGCGCAGCACCAACAAGTGCCTGGCCGCCCACAAGGCCTGTGTGCGGGGGCTGGGCCTGCGCCGCATCGGGCACAGCGTGGAAGTGCAGGACACGCCGGCCAACCGCGGCATGATCGGCAAGGTGGCCTACCTGCTGGCGGTGGAGGATTAG
- the rpsE gene encoding 30S ribosomal protein S5 encodes MMTNAASSASENTDGLREKLVAVNRVAKVVKGGRIFGFAALTVVGDGEGRVGLGRGKAREVPAAISKAMESARRDMKSVALNGRTLPYAVVGRHGAAKVYMQPASEGTGIIAGGPMRAVFEVAGVQDVLAKCIGNSNPINVVRATLKGLRSISDPARFAAKRGKKLEEITG; translated from the coding sequence ATGATGACCAACGCAGCCTCTTCCGCTTCTGAAAACACCGACGGTTTGCGCGAAAAACTGGTCGCCGTCAATCGCGTCGCCAAGGTGGTCAAGGGCGGCCGTATCTTCGGCTTTGCCGCGCTCACGGTGGTGGGCGACGGCGAGGGCCGGGTCGGGCTCGGCCGCGGCAAGGCGCGCGAAGTGCCTGCCGCGATCTCCAAGGCCATGGAAAGCGCGCGCCGCGACATGAAAAGCGTTGCGCTCAATGGCCGCACGCTGCCCTATGCCGTCGTTGGCAGACACGGCGCCGCCAAGGTCTATATGCAGCCGGCCTCCGAAGGCACCGGCATCATCGCCGGCGGCCCGATGCGGGCCGTGTTCGAGGTGGCGGGCGTGCAGGATGTGCTGGCCAAATGCATCGGCAACTCGAATCCCATCAACGTCGTGCGCGCCACCTTGAAGGGCCTGCGCAGCATCAGCGATCCGGCGCGCTTCGCCGCCAAACGCGGCAAGAAGCTCGAAGAAATCACCGGGTGA
- the rplR gene encoding 50S ribosomal protein L18, whose protein sequence is MSVTKKTARLRRATRTRSKIRTLSVHRLSVHRTPRHIYAQIFAPGTYEVVAAASTVDKELRKGMKNGGNINAAIEVGKLVARRAKAKGVKRVAFDRSGFNYHGRIKALADAAREGGLEF, encoded by the coding sequence ATGTCCGTCACCAAAAAAACCGCCCGTTTGCGCCGCGCCACCAGGACGCGCTCCAAGATCAGGACATTGAGCGTGCACCGCCTGTCGGTACATCGCACGCCGCGCCACATCTATGCCCAGATCTTCGCTCCGGGCACCTATGAGGTGGTGGCGGCGGCCTCGACCGTGGACAAGGAATTGCGCAAGGGCATGAAGAACGGCGGCAACATCAACGCCGCGATCGAAGTGGGCAAGCTGGTGGCCCGCCGCGCCAAGGCCAAGGGCGTCAAGCGCGTGGCCTTTGATCGCTCCGGATTCAATTATCACGGCCGAATCAAGGCGCTGGCCGATGCCGCGCGTGAAGGCGGCCTTGAGTTTTAA
- the rplF gene encoding 50S ribosomal protein L6 translates to MSRVARKAIPLPKGVEVKINGADVAIKGAKGAMAHRVPAGVEVSMDGQSVKVGMKERSKTASQLAGTLRALLNNTVRGVSAGFERKLEINGVGYRAQVQGKTLNLTLGFSHPVNFAIPEGITIETPSQTEIVVKGVNKQQVGQVAAKIRAYRPPEPYKGKGVKYADEVILRKETKKA, encoded by the coding sequence ATGTCACGGGTAGCCAGAAAAGCCATCCCCCTGCCGAAGGGTGTGGAGGTCAAGATCAACGGGGCCGATGTCGCCATCAAGGGCGCCAAGGGCGCCATGGCCCATCGCGTGCCCGCTGGCGTTGAAGTCAGCATGGACGGGCAGAGCGTCAAGGTGGGCATGAAGGAACGCAGCAAGACGGCCAGCCAGCTGGCCGGCACCCTGCGGGCGCTGCTCAACAACACCGTGCGCGGCGTGTCCGCCGGGTTTGAGCGCAAACTGGAAATCAACGGCGTGGGTTACCGTGCCCAGGTGCAGGGCAAGACCCTGAATCTGACGCTGGGCTTTTCGCATCCGGTGAACTTCGCAATCCCGGAGGGAATCACCATCGAGACACCCAGCCAGACCGAAATCGTGGTCAAGGGTGTCAACAAGCAGCAGGTGGGCCAGGTGGCGGCGAAGATTCGCGCCTACCGTCCGCCCGAGCCTTACAAGGGCAAGGGCGTGAAGTATGCCGATGAAGTCATCCTGCGCAAGGAAACCAAGAAGGCGTAA
- the rpsH gene encoding 30S ribosomal protein S8, with translation MSLQDPIADMLTRIRNAQALRKQEVAMPSSKRKLAVAKLLKEEGYISDCVVRNLEGRPQLTIGLKYYEGKPVIESIKRVSRPGLRVYHGKSALPKIVGGYGIAIVSTSRGLMTDRAARAQGVGGELVCIVS, from the coding sequence ATGAGCTTACAAGACCCGATCGCCGACATGCTGACCCGCATCCGCAACGCACAGGCCCTGCGCAAGCAGGAGGTCGCCATGCCCTCGTCCAAACGCAAACTGGCCGTCGCCAAGCTGCTCAAGGAAGAAGGATATATTTCCGATTGCGTGGTGCGGAACCTGGAAGGCCGGCCACAACTGACCATCGGGCTCAAATATTACGAAGGCAAGCCGGTGATCGAATCGATCAAGCGTGTCAGCCGCCCGGGGCTCCGCGTTTATCACGGCAAATCGGCCCTGCCCAAGATCGTCGGCGGCTACGGCATCGCCATCGTTTCCACTTCGCGCGGGTTGATGACCGACCGCGCCGCCCGCGCCCAGGGGGTGGGCGGTGAATTGGTCTGTATCGTGTCCTAA
- the rpsN gene encoding 30S ribosomal protein S14, with amino-acid sequence MAKLSMKLREVRRIKLSKKLAAKRNELRTKAKDVRLSEEERAAAALKLQKMPRDSSPSRVRNRCRITGRTRGYYRKFGLSRSKLRKAAMRGDVPGLVKASW; translated from the coding sequence ATGGCCAAATTATCGATGAAGCTGCGCGAGGTCCGGCGCATCAAGTTGTCGAAGAAGCTCGCCGCAAAGCGCAACGAACTGCGCACCAAGGCCAAGGATGTGCGCCTGAGCGAGGAGGAACGCGCCGCCGCGGCCTTGAAATTGCAGAAGATGCCGCGCGACTCCAGTCCCTCGCGCGTGCGCAATCGCTGCCGGATTACGGGCCGCACGCGCGGCTATTACCGCAAGTTTGGGCTGTCGCGCAGCAAGCTGCGCAAGGCCGCCATGCGCGGCGACGTGCCAGGCCTGGTCAAGGCCAGCTGGTGA
- the rplE gene encoding 50S ribosomal protein L5 produces the protein MTARLQDFYRRKVIPGLMKQFGFKNAVQVPRIIKVTLNMGVGEAVADKKIIEHAVEDLTKIAGQKPVVTRSRKAISNFKIRENLAIGCMVTLRRERMYEFLDRLINVAIPRIRDFRGLSPRAFDGRGNYSLGVKEQIIFPEIDFDKIDAIRGMDICITTNARTDEHGRALLAAFNLPLRNQ, from the coding sequence ATGACCGCCCGACTGCAAGATTTTTATCGCCGCAAGGTCATTCCCGGCCTGATGAAACAGTTCGGCTTCAAGAATGCCGTGCAGGTGCCGCGCATCATCAAGGTCACGCTCAACATGGGCGTGGGCGAGGCGGTCGCCGACAAGAAGATCATCGAACACGCTGTGGAGGACCTGACCAAGATCGCCGGCCAGAAACCCGTGGTTACACGTTCGCGCAAGGCCATCTCCAACTTCAAGATCCGGGAAAACCTGGCCATCGGGTGCATGGTGACCCTGCGGCGCGAGCGGATGTACGAGTTTCTCGACCGGCTGATCAACGTGGCCATCCCCCGCATCCGCGATTTCCGCGGCCTGAGCCCGCGCGCCTTCGACGGCCGCGGCAACTACAGCCTGGGCGTCAAGGAACAGATCATTTTCCCGGAGATCGACTTTGACAAGATCGACGCCATCCGGGGCATGGACATCTGCATCACCACCAATGCGCGCACGGACGAACACGGGCGCGCGCTGCTGGCGGCATTCAACCTGCCGCTGCGCAACCAATAG
- the rplX gene encoding 50S ribosomal protein L24 — MKKLKRGDEVIVRTGRSRGQRGKVLRLLDDGRVVVEGVNMIKRHTRPNPQANQPGGILEKEAPIAAANVALYNPATKKPDRVGIRVLADGRKVRYFKSNGEVVDV; from the coding sequence ATGAAGAAATTGAAGCGAGGAGATGAGGTCATTGTGCGCACGGGCCGCAGTCGCGGCCAGCGCGGCAAGGTTCTGCGCCTTTTGGACGACGGCCGCGTGGTGGTGGAGGGCGTCAATATGATCAAGCGTCACACCCGTCCGAATCCGCAGGCGAACCAGCCCGGCGGCATCCTGGAGAAGGAGGCGCCCATCGCCGCCGCCAATGTCGCCCTCTACAACCCGGCGACCAAGAAGCCGGATCGCGTCGGCATCCGGGTGCTGGCCGACGGTCGCAAGGTGCGGTATTTCAAATCCAACGGCGAAGTCGTTGACGTCTGA
- the rplN gene encoding 50S ribosomal protein L14 — translation MIQMTTVLDAADNSGARRLFCIKVLKGTKARYAGIGDLIKVSIKEAIPNSKVKKGDVFNAVVVRTKKGVRRPDGSIIRFDGNAAVLLDNQLQPIGTRIFGPVTRELRGEQFMRIVSLAPEVL, via the coding sequence ATGATACAGATGACCACCGTGCTGGACGCCGCCGACAACAGCGGCGCACGCCGCCTGTTCTGCATCAAGGTGTTGAAGGGCACCAAGGCCCGTTATGCCGGCATCGGCGACCTCATCAAGGTGTCGATCAAGGAGGCGATCCCGAACAGCAAGGTCAAGAAGGGCGACGTGTTCAACGCCGTGGTGGTGCGCACCAAGAAGGGCGTGCGCCGACCCGACGGCTCGATCATCCGCTTTGACGGCAATGCCGCAGTGTTGCTGGACAACCAATTGCAGCCCATCGGCACCCGCATCTTCGGGCCGGTGACCCGCGAACTGCGCGGCGAACAGTTCATGCGCATCGTGTCGCTGGCGCCGGAAGTGTTGTAA
- the rpsQ gene encoding 30S ribosomal protein S17, whose amino-acid sequence MTETTANHPANRRVLIGQVVSTKMDKTITVRVERVVTHPLYKKYIQRSSKFLAHDADNTCKEGDTVAIEECRPISRRKRWRLQKIVERAAAQD is encoded by the coding sequence ATGACTGAAACGACCGCCAATCATCCCGCGAACCGCCGTGTGCTGATCGGCCAGGTGGTCAGCACCAAGATGGACAAGACCATCACCGTGCGGGTCGAACGCGTGGTGACGCACCCGCTGTACAAAAAATACATCCAGCGGTCGAGCAAATTTCTGGCGCACGACGCCGACAACACCTGCAAGGAAGGCGACACGGTGGCGATAGAAGAATGCCGTCCGATCTCGCGGCGCAAGCGCTGGCGCCTGCAGAAGATCGTGGAACGGGCGGCCGCGCAGGATTGA
- the rpmC gene encoding 50S ribosomal protein L29: protein MRAQELRQKTAAELNSLLMDLHREQFSLRMQQGTGQAVARPSQVRQVRRDIARIKTIMHEQRLKGGKT, encoded by the coding sequence ATGCGTGCCCAGGAATTACGCCAGAAGACAGCGGCGGAACTGAACAGCCTGCTCATGGATCTGCACCGCGAACAGTTCAGCCTGCGCATGCAGCAGGGCACGGGGCAGGCCGTGGCGCGCCCCAGCCAGGTGCGCCAGGTGCGCCGCGACATCGCGCGCATCAAGACGATCATGCACGAGCAGAGACTCAAGGGTGGCAAAACATGA
- the rplP gene encoding 50S ribosomal protein L16, producing MLQPKQVKYRKQHKMRNPGIAHKGCRVSFGEYGLKATSSGRLTSRQIEAARRVITHQMKRGGKVWIRVFPDKPISKKPLEVRMGNGKGAVEYWVAQVQPGRILYEMEGMTEAEAREVFRLAAAKLPVKTTFMARTVL from the coding sequence GTGTTGCAGCCCAAACAGGTCAAGTACCGCAAACAGCACAAGATGCGCAACCCGGGCATTGCCCACAAGGGCTGCCGGGTCAGCTTCGGCGAGTACGGCCTCAAGGCCACCTCCAGCGGGCGCCTGACTTCCCGCCAGATCGAGGCGGCGCGGCGCGTGATCACGCATCAGATGAAACGCGGCGGCAAGGTGTGGATCCGCGTTTTTCCGGACAAGCCGATCTCGAAGAAACCGCTGGAAGTGCGCATGGGCAATGGCAAGGGCGCGGTGGAATACTGGGTGGCCCAGGTCCAGCCCGGCCGCATCCTCTACGAAATGGAGGGGATGACCGAGGCCGAGGCCCGGGAGGTGTTCCGGCTGGCGGCGGCCAAGCTGCCGGTGAAAACCACATTCATGGCAAGGACGGTGCTGTAA